Within Paenibacillus albicereus, the genomic segment GTTGCAGCCCACGGCGGGGAAATTTCGGCCGAGAACCGGGAAGGTGCCGCTTTTACAATTCGGATTCCCAAAAGACAATAGAGCAAGCATTCTACATCGAATCTTCAAAAGTATCGATTACACTGTATATGACTTGCATTTTTATCGAATGGTTTGGAAATACATGGGGGACACTGAATTCAGGTCTCTTTTTTAGATATGGGGGTAATTTTTTTGAAAAAGATGACGATGCTTGCACTAGCGGCAGTACTCTTGATCGGGACCACGGCATGCTCGAAAAAGGCAGAGCAAGGGCCGAATTCCAATGCGAGTACCACTTTTATGCACCTACATGGCCTTGGTTACTCCGCAGACGGAAAACGGCTTTTCATTCCCGTTCACAACGGACTACAGTTATATGCAGATGGTTTATGGAGTGAAGGTCCGGGGGTGAAGCACGATTATATGGGGTTCACCGCTGTCGATGACGGATTTTACAGCAGCGGCCATCCAGCACCGGGTTCGAAGTTTAAAAATCCATTAGGCCTTGTGAAAAGTACGAATGACGGGAAAACCATCACGGTCCTGGCACTTGAGGGAGAAGTCGATCTACACGGTATGACAGCCGGGTATCGTTCGCATGTGCTATACGTGGTGAACCCGGAACCTAACACCAAAATGAAACAGGCAGGGCTGTTTTATAGCAAGGATGAGGGGAAAACCTGGACAAGCAGTCCTGCAACCGGGCTCCAAGGGCAGATGATGGCAATCGCAGCTCACCCTTCTGATGCAGCAATTGCTGCCGTCGGCACGACAACAGGTGCCTTTCTGTCGAAGGATTACGGCCAGAGGTTTACCGCATTGGTTCCGGAACAACCGGTTTCGGCCCTGGCTTTCACGGATTCCGGTAACGTACTAGTAGCTACCTCCGGCCCCAATGCTTCGCTGATTGAAATTAATATAGAGAGCAAGCAATCGTTGGTGATTCAGACGCCAAGCAAGGATACGATCACCTATGTTGTCCAGAATCCAGCGAATCCGAAAGAGCTGGCCATCGCAACGGAGCCAAAAGATGTCTTTCTTTCTACCGATCGCGGCGCTACATGGATACAAATTGCAGATAAAGGCAAAACTATCAACCGAAAATAGGAGGTTTTTAAGCATGAAAAAAAGCTTGAAAGTCGGTATTATTTCGGCGGCTACAGCACTGGCCCTGACCGGATGCTTTAACAAATCCAATTCTTCCACTCCACACGATATGAACAACATGGGCCAGCAAACTGGTTCGGCACAAAGCCCAGCCAGTGCGGTATCTTTGCCGTGGATTGCCTCAAAAAACACGACGCGCATCAATACAAGTGAGCCGGTGGAAGCTGCGGTGCTGGTTTCAAAAACGCTGTGGATGGCAACCAGTGATGCGAACCGTCCCGGAGGCGTCATTCTGGCGAACCCGAAAGATTGGCAAACGACCCTCGTTAGTGCAGATTTGATTCATCACCCGAATAACGGTCCAGTTCTGTTTGTGAATAAAGACAGTGTACCGGATGTAACGCTGGACGAATTGAAAAGACTAAAACCAATGGGGACGGACATGAATAAAGGAACCCAGGTTATATTGGTCGGGGATCTTGACCCCAAGGTAGAGGAGCAGGTAAAGGCGCTTGGATATAAGACGGACAAGATTGCAGGGGGCAACCCGGCGGCCGTAGCCAAAGCCGTAGATGCTTATTATACCGCTGTCGCGATGGAAAATCCGCCTTCGGTCATCATTGGTTCTATGGACAGCGAAGAATATTCAATGCCAGCAGTGAATTGGATTTCTCATATGCCTGAGCCGCTACTTTATGTTAAAAAGGATGAGGTTCCGCAAGAAACCGTGGATGCTTTAAAGAAACGGGGCGGAAAAGCCAATATTTATTTGCTCGGGCCAGAATCGATTATTTCGGCCAAAGTCCAAGAACAATTGGGTCAGTACGGGAAAGTGGTTCGTATTGCGGGCAACGATCCATATGCGAATGCCGTTGCCTTCGCGAAGTATAAAGATTCCACAACCGGTTTTGGTTGGGGGATTACAACCCCGGGTCATAACTTTTCGTTCGTCAATAAAGATTCCGCAGCCTTGGCACTCGCGGCAGCTCCATTCTCGCATTTAGGCAAACATGCACCGCTTCTCTGGACGGACAAAGACAAACTGCCGGATACGGTGATGTCCTATGTCATGTCGATTCAACCGAAATATAAAAAGGAGCCAACGGAAGGGCCTTACAATCATGCTTGGTTAACGGGGAGCGAGGATTCGTTATCCGCCGTGGCGCAAGGGGAGATCGATTCCATGCTGGAGATCGTATCGGAGACCGGAGAAGGCCATGGCGGGCATGGCGGCGGAAATACAAAGACAGAACCGTCCCCTAAACCAAGTGAGGGCACAACCGGCGGCTATATGCCGGGCATGAAGCATTGATTATCAGGTCGAACACAAATTTCCAAAAGAAAGCAGGTGTCTGATTATGATGGGGATGATGTACGGATGGTCATGGGTCATGATGCTGTTTTGTGCATTGTTCATGGCCGCGATCATAGGTGTCGCCGTTTATATAGCGGTAAGGCTTGCTTTAAGAAAAACTCGTTTGTAGTATATCGCAGCTCGTTTGGGTAAAACATAAAAGGTACAAATTTCAAATTGGAGGTAAAACAACCCATGTCACATGAGCAATTTCAACATTGCATTGATGAATGCATAAAGTGTATGCTGGCATGCAATCACTGTTATGACGCCTGCTTGAATGAAGATCACCTTGAGGGGATGAAAGAGTGCATCCGGTTGGATCGGGAGTGCGCCGACATTTGTGCCTTTGCTGCGCAAGCGATGTCCCATCACAGTTCCTATGTGAAGGAGCTTTGCCGGATTTGTGCCGATGTTTGCGAAGCATGCGGGAATGAGTGCAAAAAGCACGAGCATGAACACTGTCAGCGCTGTGCCGATGCTTGTTTCTCCTGTGCAAAAGCTTGCCGAGCTATGGCAAGCTGAAACAAGGCGAAAACAGCCTATCCCACTCTGGGGATAGGCTGTTTCGGTGTTCTATCTTTTCAATTGCTTAAAGTAGCAATTCTTGGTTAAACTGACGCAGTAGAAAAAATTCTGTACTCACTCATGTAGGAACTTTATTTAAAGTATATAAATTTAAAGAAGCAGAGAATGGGGAAGAAGCCGTCCAACTGTTACAGGAATATTCGGCCGGATGTCGTCACCATTGATATTACGATGCTCGAAATGGGCACTATGGCAAATTCGGTTGTATCAGTACCGTAAATCTGGTTACTCTAGGCCAATGCCGTGCTCGTTATAGGTATCCCTCCATAGACTAATGTGGAAATACGAAGACGTTCAAACACACGAGGAGGGAATTTCCTTTGAATCATTTCGTCCACTATGCGATGCCGATGTACACGCAAGACAATGCCACTTATTATAGACAAATGTACGAATGGCATATGAAACCTGCATCATTATCAAGAACAGTTGCGCGGGTTTCATTTGGAACGGGCCAAGTATTTTCAAGGCTTGGTTGAAGAAAGAGAGAAAGCTGCTACAAAATCCAACGACGGCCCTGCTGCTTGATACGGAATTTCTATGGGGCGATGTGCTGAACTGGAAAAATTCCGAGTGAAGCTATGGGACCAGTACTTAACGGTTCGTGATTTTTACGGCGGAATTGCCGTTTCCTTCGATAATCTTTGGTTTGATTTCCTATCCAGATATTTTATATCGGAACAGCCATTGACATTGATTTTTGACCAAGTTTGCAGAGATATGGAAAGACACGTAATTAGAAAAACGGAACCCGAGAGTCCATAAGAAGCTAAGAAAGTCGCTTTTTGGAGGACTCCAAAGCGCTTGAAACGAAGAGGTAATATAATTGCAGTCGGTTGAATGCAAAAACCAGTCAACACGAAAATTAGTGTTTGACTGGTTTTCATTATCGATAAACGATCAGTTGAGAACAGTTGTCTTTACGATCAAGGTTGCTTGGCCAATATCTTATCCAGCACAACAGGATAATTTAGATACATCTTTATTGATCGTAAGAGCTGCTAGTTTTAATCCCTCAGCCATCGTTAAATACGGTGCTAGGCTATCGCGTAGATCCTCGACCGTTAAACCGAACTTGACTGCAAGTGTCGCAGCGTAAATTACATCTCCGGCATTTTCAGCGACAATATGAACACCAAGCACCGTTAACGACTTGGAATCAGCCACTAATTTAAAAACGCCGGTTGTTTC encodes:
- a CDS encoding four-helix bundle copper-binding protein, which encodes MSHEQFQHCIDECIKCMLACNHCYDACLNEDHLEGMKECIRLDRECADICAFAAQAMSHHSSYVKELCRICADVCEACGNECKKHEHEHCQRCADACFSCAKACRAMAS
- a CDS encoding F510_1955 family glycosylhydrolase; its protein translation is MTMLALAAVLLIGTTACSKKAEQGPNSNASTTFMHLHGLGYSADGKRLFIPVHNGLQLYADGLWSEGPGVKHDYMGFTAVDDGFYSSGHPAPGSKFKNPLGLVKSTNDGKTITVLALEGEVDLHGMTAGYRSHVLYVVNPEPNTKMKQAGLFYSKDEGKTWTSSPATGLQGQMMAIAAHPSDAAIAAVGTTTGAFLSKDYGQRFTALVPEQPVSALAFTDSGNVLVATSGPNASLIEINIESKQSLVIQTPSKDTITYVVQNPANPKELAIATEPKDVFLSTDRGATWIQIADKGKTINRK
- a CDS encoding cell wall-binding repeat-containing protein, producing the protein MKKSLKVGIISAATALALTGCFNKSNSSTPHDMNNMGQQTGSAQSPASAVSLPWIASKNTTRINTSEPVEAAVLVSKTLWMATSDANRPGGVILANPKDWQTTLVSADLIHHPNNGPVLFVNKDSVPDVTLDELKRLKPMGTDMNKGTQVILVGDLDPKVEEQVKALGYKTDKIAGGNPAAVAKAVDAYYTAVAMENPPSVIIGSMDSEEYSMPAVNWISHMPEPLLYVKKDEVPQETVDALKKRGGKANIYLLGPESIISAKVQEQLGQYGKVVRIAGNDPYANAVAFAKYKDSTTGFGWGITTPGHNFSFVNKDSAALALAAAPFSHLGKHAPLLWTDKDKLPDTVMSYVMSIQPKYKKEPTEGPYNHAWLTGSEDSLSAVAQGEIDSMLEIVSETGEGHGGHGGGNTKTEPSPKPSEGTTGGYMPGMKH